In Castanea sativa cultivar Marrone di Chiusa Pesio chromosome 6, ASM4071231v1, a single window of DNA contains:
- the LOC142640483 gene encoding pyruvate dehydrogenase E1 component subunit alpha-3, chloroplastic yields the protein MSLTSSNKFAQPLPLNTTSSRSKEHKLLFEPFRTNTFLGSTHKLRCFNSLSKSNQTNLHRRSAIVAVSDVVKEKKSKSSTNLLITKEEGLELYEDMVLGRAFEDMCAQMYYRGKMFGFVHLYNGQEAVSTGFIKLLKQEDSVASTYRDHVHSLSKGVSARAVMSELFGKATGCCRGQGGSMHMFSKEHNVLGGFAFIGEGIPVATGAAFSSKYRREVLKDADCDHVTVAFFGDGTCNNGQFFECLNMAALWKLPIVFVVENNLWAIGMSHVRATSDPEIWKKGPAFGMPGVHVDGMDVLKVREVAKEAIGRARRGEGPTLVECETYRFRGHSLADPDELRDPAEKAHYAARDPITALKRYMIDNNLVTEQELKTIEKKIDEVVEDAVEFADESPRPHRSQLLENVFADPKGFGIGPDGRYRCEDPKFTQGTAHV from the exons atgtcATTGACGTCGTCCAACAAGTTCGCTCAGCCCCTTCCTCTGAACACCACCTCGTCCAGATCCAAGGAACACAAGCTCTTATTCGAACCTTTCAGAACCAACACTTTCCTCGGATCCACTCACAAGTTGCGCTGCTTCAATTCTCTCTCCAAATCCAATCAAACTAATCTCCACCGTCGATCCGCCATCGTTGCTGTGTCCGATGTTGTCAAGGAAAAGAAGTCCAAATCCAGCACCAATCTG CTGATCACGAAAGAGGAAGGCTTGGAGCTCTATGAGGACATGGTATTGGGGAGAGCATTTGAGGACATGTGTGCCCAGATGTATTACAGGGGCAAAATGTTTGGTTTCGTTCATCTCTATAATGGCCAAGAGGCTGTGTCAACTGGGTTTATCAAGCTTTTGAAGCAGGAAGATTCTGTGGCCAGCACATACCGTGATCACGTACATTCACTGAGCAAAGGGGTCTCTGCTCGTGCTGTGATGAGTGAGCTCTTTGGAAAAGCTACTGGGTGTTGCCGAGGCCAGGGTGGTTCAATGCACATGTTCTCAAAAGAGCACAACGTGCTTGGTGGCTTTGCCTTCATTGGTGAAGGGATTCCTGTGGCCACTGGTGCAGCATTTTCCTCCAAATATAGGAGAGAGGTATTGAAGGATGCAGATTGCGATCATGTGACAGTGGCATTTTTCGGAGATGGGACTTGTAACAACGGCCAATTCTTTGAGTGTTTGAACATGGCAGCATTGTGGAAATTGCCGATTGTGTTTGTTGTGGAGAATAACTTGTGGGCTATTGGGATGTCACATGTGAGGGCAACTTCCGATCCTGAGATTTGGAAGAAAGGGCCTGCATTTGGGATGCCAGGTGTTCATGTTGATGGTATGGATGTTTTGAAGGTTAGGGAGGTGGCAAAGGAGGCAATTGGAAGAGCTAGGAGAGGAGAAGGGCCAACATTGGTGGAATGTGAGACATATAGGTTTAGAGGACACTCATTGGCTGATCCTGATGAGCTTCGTGACCCAG CTGAGAAGGCACACTATGCTGCTAGAGATCCCATCACAGCATTAAAGAGATATATGATTGACAACAATCTAGTCACTGAACAAGAGTTAAAGACCATAGAGAAGAAGATAGATGAGGTGGTTGAGGATGCTGTTGAGTTTGCTGATGAGAGCCCTCGTCCACATCGCAGTCAGCTATTGGAGAATGTGTTTGCAGATCCAAAAGGTTTTGGAATTGGACCTGATGGGAGATATAGATGCGAGGATCCTAAATTCACTCAAGGTACTGCTCATGTGTAA